The following coding sequences lie in one Colias croceus chromosome 1, ilColCroc2.1 genomic window:
- the LOC123692785 gene encoding alpha-crystallin B chain-like, whose protein sequence is MSLVPYWLRHLRNLTYRDPFMRVLEDPFAVFAKDPFFRDPVKYIRQVTAPLENEHHGIEGVYSDSEVKMDGKKVEVHLDVQNFTPEQIQVKTVGNEIMVEGKKEVKREDGWTRSHFERRFLLPEGFPPERVECHLDKGKLKLVAFRSEPLPERNIPIQDKSNDSGKT, encoded by the coding sequence ATGTCTCTAGTTCCGTATTGGTTACGGCATTTGAGGAATCTCACGTACCGAGATCCTTTTATGAGAGTTTTGGAAGACCCTTTCGCGGTGTTTGCGAAGGACCCGTTCTTCCGTGATCCTGTAAAATATATACGACAAGTGACAGCGCCGTTGGAAAATGAACATCATGGAATTGAAGGTGTTTACTCCGATTCAGAGGTGAAAATGGATGGGAAGAAGGTGGAAGTGCATTTGGACGTACAGAATTTCACTCCTGAACAGATTCAGGTGAAAACCGTTGGCAATGAAATAATGGTTGAAGGAAAGAAGGAGGTTAAGCGTGAGGACGGTTGGACGAGGAGTCACTTCGAAAGGAGGTTCCTGTTGCCCGAAGGTTTCCCGCCAGAACGCGTGGAATGTCATCTGGATAAAGGGAAGTTGAAGTTGGTCGCTTTCAGATCAGAACCATTGCCTGAAAGAAATATCCCGATCCAAGATAAGAGCAACGACAGCGGCAAGACATAA